The proteins below are encoded in one region of Ereboglobus luteus:
- the alaS gene encoding alanine--tRNA ligase yields the protein MTASEIRQSFLDYFASQQHSIVASSSLMPDSPGLLFTNAGMNQFVPIFLNERKPDAAHRPNTLRPALDTRATDTQKCIRAGGKHNDLDDVGFDTYHHTMFEMLGNWSFGDYFKKESLAWGWELLTKVWGIPAKRLFATVYSPDKSKNDPADFDQEAHDIWAGLFRAAGLDPAVHIVNGNKKDNFWMMGDTGPCGPCSEIHFNLLPSDDEAAGRALVNSGSPRCIEIWNHVFIQFNAGADGSFSPLPARHVDTGMGFERVAGIYATTKAFTDFTPEPSNYNADIFTSLFEAIAKLSGKTYTGTVPATRENLSEQQRTDIAFRVLADHARTVSCAIADGILPSNEGRNYVIRRILRRGILYGRKDLGLSTGFFTKLVPAVVASLGTVFPELKEQQTLIEKVIRNEEENFGKTLDRGIALFSRAANLAHEELGKNGQQQKILHTPIIPGAVVFELYDTYGFPLDMTQLLAAEYLVTVDTAGFEKEMEAQRARARAAQKKEIITVTENDNDSATAAPTPFTGFDYTHTQYNAEPEPQTASLVEIITVSDGRACLVFDRTPFYAEMGGQVGDTGTVSINGKTYAIASTIKDKSGRHLHELANPAEASELAPSVLQSFSLSPDVVRRRAIQRHHTATHLLHWALREVLGAHVRQAGSSVNPGYLRFDFAHFEQVKPDQLRQIETLVNQRIIENATVSATEVAHADIAARKDINQFFGDKYGDRVRVVQVGGTPGKLDGYSMELCGGTHTAATGELGLFKISVESAIAAGTRRIEAVTGLHAYALASDHETLLKEIGARIQAGPQDILQKFDTLLAHKTETEKKLKLHEQRAAASLAADLAAKATGLADGLKQVTAVVEAPTPDALRSIGSQVLSKLGEGVVKLGAAFGPEKVSVVVFCSPAANKAGHQAGKLVAELCAKLDGKGGGKPDFAMGGGKAAGKLAEVLK from the coding sequence ATGACCGCCTCCGAAATCCGCCAATCCTTCCTCGACTACTTCGCCTCGCAGCAGCACAGCATCGTCGCGTCCTCCTCGCTCATGCCCGACTCGCCCGGCCTGCTCTTCACCAACGCCGGCATGAACCAGTTCGTCCCCATCTTCCTCAACGAACGCAAACCCGACGCCGCGCACCGTCCCAACACCCTCCGCCCCGCGCTCGACACCCGCGCCACCGACACCCAGAAATGCATCCGCGCCGGCGGCAAGCACAACGACCTCGATGACGTCGGCTTCGACACCTACCACCACACCATGTTCGAAATGCTCGGCAACTGGTCGTTCGGCGATTACTTCAAAAAAGAATCCCTCGCCTGGGGCTGGGAACTGCTCACCAAAGTCTGGGGCATCCCCGCCAAGCGCCTCTTCGCCACCGTCTACTCTCCCGACAAATCGAAAAACGACCCCGCCGACTTCGACCAGGAAGCCCACGACATCTGGGCCGGCCTCTTCCGCGCCGCCGGACTCGACCCCGCCGTCCACATCGTCAACGGCAACAAAAAAGACAACTTCTGGATGATGGGCGACACCGGCCCCTGCGGCCCCTGCTCCGAAATCCACTTCAACCTCCTTCCCTCCGACGACGAAGCCGCCGGCCGCGCACTCGTCAATTCCGGCTCCCCCCGCTGCATCGAAATCTGGAACCACGTCTTCATCCAGTTCAACGCCGGGGCCGACGGCAGCTTCTCGCCGCTCCCCGCGCGCCACGTTGACACCGGCATGGGCTTCGAACGCGTCGCCGGCATTTACGCCACCACAAAAGCCTTCACCGATTTCACGCCCGAGCCCTCCAACTACAACGCCGACATCTTCACCTCGCTCTTCGAGGCCATCGCCAAACTCTCCGGCAAGACCTACACCGGCACCGTCCCCGCCACCCGCGAAAACCTCAGCGAACAACAACGCACCGACATCGCCTTCCGCGTCCTCGCCGACCACGCCCGCACCGTCTCATGCGCTATCGCCGACGGAATTTTGCCGAGTAACGAAGGCCGCAACTACGTCATCCGCCGCATCCTCCGCCGAGGCATCCTCTACGGACGCAAAGACCTCGGCCTCTCCACCGGCTTTTTCACCAAACTCGTCCCCGCCGTCGTCGCCTCCCTCGGCACCGTCTTCCCCGAACTGAAAGAGCAACAAACGCTCATCGAAAAAGTAATCCGCAACGAAGAGGAAAACTTCGGCAAAACGCTCGACCGCGGCATCGCACTCTTCAGTCGAGCAGCTAACTTAGCTCATGAAGAATTGGGGAAAAACGGCCAGCAGCAGAAAATTTTGCATACGCCAATAATCCCGGGCGCTGTAGTTTTTGAACTCTATGACACCTATGGTTTTCCTCTGGATATGACGCAACTTCTCGCTGCTGAATACCTTGTCACCGTCGACACCGCCGGCTTCGAAAAAGAAATGGAAGCCCAGCGCGCCCGCGCCCGCGCCGCGCAAAAAAAGGAAATTATCACCGTTACCGAAAACGACAACGACAGCGCCACCGCCGCGCCCACCCCCTTCACCGGTTTCGATTATACGCACACGCAATACAACGCCGAGCCCGAACCGCAAACCGCCAGCCTCGTAGAAATCATCACCGTCTCCGACGGACGCGCCTGCCTCGTCTTCGACCGCACGCCCTTCTACGCCGAAATGGGCGGACAAGTCGGCGACACCGGCACCGTTTCCATCAACGGCAAAACCTACGCCATCGCCAGCACCATCAAGGACAAATCCGGTCGCCACCTCCACGAACTCGCCAACCCCGCCGAAGCCTCCGAGCTCGCCCCCTCGGTCCTTCAATCCTTCAGCCTTTCGCCCGACGTCGTCCGCCGCCGCGCGATCCAGCGCCACCACACCGCCACGCACCTCCTCCACTGGGCGCTCCGCGAAGTGCTCGGCGCGCACGTCCGCCAGGCCGGCTCCTCCGTCAACCCCGGCTACCTCCGCTTCGACTTCGCGCACTTCGAGCAAGTCAAGCCCGACCAGCTCCGCCAAATCGAAACCCTCGTCAACCAGCGCATCATCGAAAACGCCACCGTGAGCGCCACCGAAGTCGCGCACGCCGACATCGCCGCCCGCAAGGACATCAACCAGTTCTTTGGCGATAAATACGGCGACCGCGTCCGCGTCGTCCAAGTCGGCGGCACGCCCGGCAAACTCGACGGCTACTCGATGGAACTGTGCGGCGGCACGCACACCGCGGCCACCGGCGAGCTCGGCCTCTTCAAAATCAGCGTCGAAAGCGCCATCGCCGCCGGCACGCGCCGCATCGAAGCCGTCACCGGCCTTCACGCCTACGCGCTCGCCTCCGACCACGAAACGCTCCTCAAGGAAATCGGCGCCCGCATCCAAGCCGGCCCGCAAGACATCCTCCAGAAATTCGACACCCTCCTCGCGCACAAAACCGAGACGGAAAAGAAACTCAAACTCCACGAACAACGCGCCGCCGCCAGCCTCGCCGCCGACCTCGCCGCAAAAGCCACCGGGCTCGCCGACGGCCTCAAGCAAGTCACCGCCGTTGTCGAGGCCCCGACGCCCGACGCCCTCCGCAGCATCGGCAGCCAAGTGCTGAGCAAACTCGGCGAAGGCGTGGTGAAACTCGGCGCCGCCTTCGGCCCTGAAAAAGTATCCGTGGTTGTCTTCTGCTCCCCCGCCGCGAACAAAGCCGGTCATCAAGCCGGCAAACTCGTCGCCGAACTCTGCGCAAAATTGGACGGCAAAGGCGGCGGCAAACCCGACTTTGCCATGGGCGGCGGCAAAGCCGCTGGCAAGCTCGCCGAAGTGTTAAAGTAG
- a CDS encoding GxxExxY protein — protein sequence MSLDRDDLAGRVIGAAIAVHKHLGPGLLESAYETCLAIELRHLGIPFERQKILPITYRDEDINDAYRIDFVINNELILELKAVETLMPIHTAQTLTYLRLANIKTALLINFNVPLLRDGIKRLSL from the coding sequence ATGAGTCTGGATCGGGATGATTTGGCAGGGCGTGTTATTGGGGCCGCGATCGCCGTCCACAAACACCTCGGGCCGGGCTTGCTGGAATCGGCGTATGAAACGTGCCTCGCCATTGAGCTCCGCCATCTTGGAATCCCGTTTGAACGGCAAAAAATCCTCCCGATCACCTATCGCGACGAAGACATAAACGACGCCTATCGGATCGACTTTGTCATCAACAACGAACTCATCCTCGAGCTAAAAGCCGTCGAGACGCTCATGCCCATCCACACGGCGCAAACGCTCACCTACCTGCGCCTCGCCAACATCAAAACCGCGCTCCTAATCAACTTCAACGTCCCGCTCCTCCGCGACGGCATCAAACGCCTCTCCCTCTAA